From one Bombus pascuorum unplaced genomic scaffold, iyBomPasc1.1, whole genome shotgun sequence genomic stretch:
- the LOC132915641 gene encoding cell surface glycoprotein 1-like yields METIDDVVNNDEIEMHDVVQHSEMPGIQPPCLVQPLMQVRPNPLPRPFSATYGSTLLKSTLIAEPTPSDDLTPSDELTSSDEPMPMARPSRRTSAIISRSWQYPHPLHERFQQRTRRPIMRMPTIGEEEEHHIHLYNGIDGTAAEDFVLILIAPGRQWDN; encoded by the exons ATGGAGACAATCGACGACGTAGTAAACAATGACGAAATCGAGATGCATGACGTGGTCCAGCACAGCGAGATGCCGGGTATTCAACCGCCTTGCTTGGTGCAGCCGCTTATGCAGGTGAGGCCGAATCCTCTCCCACGACCCTTCTCGGCTACTTACGGCTCGACCTTACTTAAATCGACGCTCATCGCTGAACCGACGCCCAGCGATGATCTGACGCCCAGCGATGAACTGACGTCCAGCGATGAACCGATGCCCATGGCTCGACCATCTCGTAGAACTTCCGCTATTATATCACGAAGCTGGCAATACCCTCATCCATTGCACGAA AGATTTCAACAACGTACCAGACGGCCGATAATGAGAATGCCGACTATCGGCGAAGAAGAGGAGCACCATATACACTTGTATAATGGTATCGACGGTACAGCGGCAGAAGACTTTGTGCTGATATTGATTGCACCCGGCCGACAGTGGGACAATTAA